In Spinacia oleracea cultivar Varoflay chromosome 5, BTI_SOV_V1, whole genome shotgun sequence, a single window of DNA contains:
- the LOC110804358 gene encoding serine/threonine-protein kinase STN8, chloroplastic, which translates to MASALLSPAASVHSKSLSLSSTKPINQTHFFSYINRPKRINVKCNAFPESIIEGVTDNAASLPIIGSGFVEIQKIADTLPESEKWGIAVFAGLAWIYLTARPGVLIGAIDAYILAPLQLGFDTLIGRRRLKRSDFLITDKIGEGSFGVVYSGVVVPKSVNVEVNLPKRSMAKMIESDKRFKEKVILKQVKIGVEGAKECGDFEEWFNYRLSRAAPDSCAEFLGSFISDKTNSQYTKGGKCLVWKFEGDQDLADYMKDRSFPLNLENIMFGRVLEGVDSLERNALIIKQIMRQIITSLKKIHDTGIVHRDVKPANLVVTKKGQIKLIDFGAAADLRIGKNYVPDRGLLDPDYCPPELYVLPEETPRPPPEPIAALLSPFLWQFNSPDLFDMYSAGIVLLQMSVPSLRSTASLKNFNLELRSQGYDLNRWRERTRTRPDLRILDMDKGRGWDLVTRLISEGGSLRRGRLSASAALRHPYFLLGGDQAAAVLSKLSFTR; encoded by the exons ATGGCTTCTGCTCTGCTTTCTCCAGCTGCAAGTGTTCATTCTAagtctctttctctctcctccactaAACCCATCAACCAAACCCATTTCTTTTCCTATATTAACCGTCCCAAAAGAATCAATGTTAAGTGCAATGCATTTCCAGAGAGTATAATAGAAGGCGTGACAGATAATGCGGCTTCTCTACCGATAATTGGTTCTGGTTTTGTAGAAATACAGAAGATTGCTGATACTTTGCCGGAGTCTGAGAAGTGGGGAATCGCGGTGTTTGCTGGTTTGGCTTGGATATACTTGACTGCAAGGCCTGGAGTGCTTATTGGAGCAATTGATGCATACATTTTAGCTCCTTTGCAACTGGGTTTTGATACCTTGATAGGCAGAAGGAGATTAAAGAGGTCTGATTTTTTAATTACTGATAAGATAGGTGAGGGTTCCTTTGGTGTGGTTTATTCTGGGGTGGTTGTGCCGAAAAGCGTAAATGTGGAAGTAAATCTGCCCAAGAGGAGCATGGCAAAGATGATTGAATCTGACAAGAGATTCAAGGAAAAGGTTATACTAAAGCAG GTAAAGATTGGAGTTGAAGGAGCTAAAGAATGCGGTGATTTTGAGGAGTGGTTTAATTACAGGCTATCAAGAGCTGCTCCAGATAGCTGTGCAGAATTTCTTGGAAGCTTTATATCTGACAAAACAAATTCACAGTATACAAAAGGTGGAAAGTGTCTTGTTTGGAAATTTGAG GGAGATCAAGACCTTGCGGATTACATGAAAGACCGTAGCTTTCCTTTAAATTTAGAGAACATCATGTTTGGTCGGGTGTTGGAAGGTGTGGACTCTCTTGAGCGCAATGCATTGATCATCAAGCAAATAATGAGACAGATAATCACTTCTTTAAAGAAAATACATGACACTGGTATTGTTCATCGGGATGTTAAACCAGCAAACTTAGTGGTGACCAAGAAAGGACAGATCAAGCTAATAGATTTTGGGGCTGCAGCTGATCTTCGAATAGGGAAGAACTATGTTCCAGATCGTGGTTTGCTGGACCCTGACTACTGCCCTCCTGAACTGTATGTACTCCCAGAGGAAACCCCAAGGCCGCCTCCAGAGCCTATTGCTGCATTACTCTCTCCTTTCCTATGGCAG TTCAATAGCCCTGATCTATTTGACATGTATTCAGCTGGGATAGTTCTACTTCAAATGTCTGTACCAAGTCTGAGGTCCACAGCAAGCTTGAAAAATTTCAACTTGGAATTAAGGTCTCAAGGATATGATTTAAACCGGTGGAGGGAACGCACTCGGACAAGGCCTGACCTGAGGATTTTAGACATGGATAAGGGAAGAGGGTGGGATCTTGTGACGAGGCTCATCTCAGAGGGTGGGTCCCTTAGAAGAGGTCGTTTATCAGCTTCTGCTGCTCTTAGACATCCTTATTTCTTGCTTGGTGGTGATCAAGCAGCTGCAGTTCTCTCTAAACTGAGCTTCACCAGATAG
- the LOC110804337 gene encoding mannan endo-1,4-beta-mannosidase 6, producing MPLLCNMAWCDNMASLTKINCLTIFLLMPFFLLHGITADNECGIAPANGIDAGVSELDDDAWTMVEKKGNQFIVNGKPFYFNGFNTYWLMVFAADQSTRGKVTEVFQQASSVGLSVCRTWAFNDGQYRALQKSPSVYDEDVFKGLDFVVSEAKKYNIRLILSLVNNWNDYGGKPQYAKWGKEAGLNLGDDDDFFSDATLKTYYKNHTKMVLNRVNTFTNVTYKDDPTIFAWELMNEPRCTSDPSGDKLQAWIQEMAAYVKSIDPKHLLEIGLEGFYGTSTPDRAQVNPNTYATQVGTDFVRNHQVLGVDFASVHIYADSWISPSISDAHLQFYQSWLQAHIEDAEKTLGMPVVFSEFGVSAKDPGYNSSFRDTIYNTVYKALLISAKKGGSGAGSLLWQLFPEGTEYMNDGYAVVLTESQSLTDMISLNSARLELISAACGWNCRWGCKKRLLGLDQALL from the exons aTGCCACTTTTATGCAACATGGCTTGGTGTGACAATATGGCAAGCCTCACAAAAATTAATTGCCTCACTATCTTTTTACTGATGCCGTTTTTCTTGCTGCATGGAATCACTGCAGATAATGAGTGTGGAATTGCTCCTGCTAATGGGATTGATGCAGG GGTGTCTGAATTGGACGATGATGCATggacaatggtggagaagaaaGGGAACCAGTTCATTGTGAATGGTAAACCTTTCTACTTCAATGGGTTCAACACCTACTGGCTTATGGTCTTTGCTGCAGATCAGTCAACCCGCGGGAAGGTAACTGAGGTCTTTCAGCAGGCATCTTCTGTTGGTTTATCAGTTTGCAGGACATGGGCTTTTAACGATGGTCAATATCGAGCTCTTCAGAAGTCCCCTTCTGTCTATGATGAAGATGTTTTCAAG GGCTTGGATTTTGTTGTGAGTGAAGCAAAGAAGTACAATATCAGGCTGATTTTATCCTTGGTAAACAACTGGAATGACTATGGTGGAAAACCACAATATGCTAAATGGGGAAAAGAAGCCGGCTTGAATTTGGGCGATGATGATGACTTCTTCTCTGATGCTACTCTCAAGACCTACTACAAGAATCATACCAAG ATGGTTCTAAACAGAGTCAATACCTTTACCAATGTCACATATAAAGATGATCCAACCATTTTCGCTTGGGAGCTGATGAATGAGCCTCGCTGCACCTCTGATCCTTCTGGCGATAAACTACAG GCTTGGATACAAGAAATGGCTGCCTACGTGAAAAGCATTGATCCAAAACACTTGCTTGAGATAGGGTTGGAAGGATTTTATGGTACCTCAACTCCTGACAGGGCTCAGGTTAATCCAAATACATACGCCACACAAGTGGGAACTGACTTTGTTAGGAACCATCAGGTTTTAGGTGTTGATTTTGCTTCTGTTCATATTTATGCAGATTCTTG GATATCACCATCAATATCTGATGCACATCTCCAGTTCTATCAGTCATGGTTACAAGCCCACATAGAAGATGCTGAGAAGACACTTGGGATGCCTGTTGTATTTTCTGAATTTGGTGTATCTGCCAAAGATCCTGGGTACAACTCTTCTTTTAGGGACACAATTTATAATACGGTGTATAAAGCTTTGCTAATTTCAGCCAAAAAAGGTGGAAGTGGAGCTGGAAGCCTTCTTTGGCAGCTCTTCCCTGAGGGCACCGAGTACATGAATGACGGATATGCTGTTGTTCTGACTGAATCCCAATCTTTAACAGACATGATTTCTCTTAATTCTGCAAGGCTTGAACTTATAAGTGCGGCATGTGGTTGGAACTGTCGTTGGGGTTGCAAGAAGAGGCTGCTTGGTCTGGATCAGGCACTTCTCTGA